The following proteins are co-located in the Megalobrama amblycephala isolate DHTTF-2021 linkage group LG12, ASM1881202v1, whole genome shotgun sequence genome:
- the LOC125280170 gene encoding proline-rich extensin-like protein EPR1, with translation MTARVYWSSAVLLYLCACLSTADAGVAVKPAAKLPESSVMAAAKPPVKLVARLFKPPVVTATRPPVKPAAEPPKPPVMAAAEPPVKPVVEPAKPPVMPAAEPPKPLVMVAAKPPVMAAAEPPVKPVVEPSKPPVMPAAEPPKPPVMAAAEPPLKPVVESAKPPVMAAPEPPVKPVVEPAKPPVMPAAEPPKPLVMVAAKPPVMAVAEPPVKPVVEPAKPPVMPAAEPPKPPVMVAAKPPVMAAAESPVMAAAEPPVKPVVEPAKPPVMPAAKPPVMAAAEPSVKPVVQPAKPPVTPATEPPKPPVMVAAKPPVMAAAEPPVKPVVEPAKPPVMPAAEPPKPPVMAAAEPLVKPVVEPAKPPVMPAAEPPKPPVMPAAKPPLMVAAKPSVMAAAEPPVKPVIEPAKPPVMPAAVPPKPAVMVAAKPPVKLIARLLKTPVKPVAEPPKPQVRPAAKQWHFPLTK, from the exons ATGACAGCTCGAGTGTACTGGTCGAGTGCTGTTTTATTGTATCTATGTGCATGTTTGAGCACAGCAGACGCTGGAGTTGCAG TGAAGCCTGCTGCCAAACTGCCCGAGTCTTCTGTGATGGCTGCTGCAAAGCCTCCAGTGAAGCTTGTTGCCAGACTGTTCAAACCTCCAGTGGTGACTGCCACCAGGCCCCCAGTAAAGCCTGCTGCCGAGCCTCCCAAGCCTCCAGTGATGGCGGCTGCTGAGCCTCCAGTGAAGCCTGTAGTCGAACCAGCCAAGCCTCCAGTGATGCCTGCCGCTGAGCCTCCCAAGCCTCTGGTGATGGTTGCCGCCAAGCCTCCGGTGATGGCTGCTGCCGAGCCTCCAGTGAAGCCTGTAGTCGAACCATCCAAGCCTCCAGTGATGCCTGCCGCTGAGCCTCCCAAGCCTCCGGTGATGGCAGCTGCTGAGCCTCCACTGAAGCCTGTAGTCGAATCTGCCAAGCCTCCAGTGATGGCTGCTCCCGAGCCTCCAGTGAAGCCTGTAGTCGAACCAGCCAAGCCTCCAGTGATGCCTGCCGCTGAGCCTCCCAAGCCTCTGGTGATGGTTGCCGCCAAGCCTCCGGTGATGGCTGTTGCCGAGCCTCCAGTGAAGCCTGTAGTCGAACCAGCCAAGCCTCCAGTGATGCCTGCCGCTGAGCCTCCCAAGCCTCCGGTGATGGTTGCCGCCAAGCCTCCAGTGATGGCTGCTGCCGAGTCTCCAGTGATGGCTGCTGCCGAGCCTCCAGTGAAGCCTGTAGTCGAACCAGCCAAGCCTCCAGTGATGCCAGCCGCCAAGCCTCCGGTGATGGCTGCTGCCGAGCCTTCAGTGAAGCCTGTAGTCCAACCAGCCAAGCCTCCAGTGACGCCTGCCACCGAGCCTCCCAAGCCTCCGGTGATGGTTGCCGCCAAGCCTCCAGTGATGGCTGCTGCCGAGCCTCCAGTGAAGCCTGTAGTCGAACCAGCCAAGCCTCCAGTGATGCCTGCTGCCGAGCCTCCCAAGCCTCCGGTGATGGCTGCTGCTGAGCCTCTAGTGAAGCCTGTAGTCGAACCAGCCAAGCCTCCAGTGATGCCTGCCGCTGAGCCTCCCAAGCCTCCAGTGATGCCTGCCGCCAAGCCTCCGCTGATGGttgccgccaagccttcagtgATGGCTGCTGCCGAGCCTCCAGTAAAGCCTGTCATCGAACCAGCCAAGCCTCCAGTGATGCCTGCCGCTGTGCCTCCCAAGCCTGCGGTGATGGTTGCCGCCAAGCCTCCGGTGAAGCTTATTGCCAGATTGCTCAAGACTCCGGTGAAGCCTGTCGCTGAACCACCCAAGCCTCAAGTGAGGCCTGCGGCCAAGCAATGGCACTTCCCTCTTAccaaataa
- the LOC125280171 gene encoding leucine-rich repeat extensin-like protein 3, protein MTARVYWSSAVLLCLCGCLSTADGVAVKSAAKPPEPLVMSAAKPPVLLVSRLFKPPVKTAARPPVTPAAEPAKPPVTPAAEPAKPPVTPAAEPAEHLVTPAAEPAEPPVTPAAEPAEPPVTPAAEPAEPPVTPAAEPAEPPVTPAAEPAEPPVTPAAEPAEPPVTPAAEPAEPPVKPVTEPAKPLVKPAANPLVTAVAKPPVKPVFEPAKPPVIPAAELPKAPVNMAAPRPPVNMAAPRPPVNMAAPRPPVNMAAPMPPVNIAAPRPPVNMAAPRPLVNMAAPKAPVNMAAPMPPVKLVARLFKLPVKPVAEPPKPPVRPAAKLPV, encoded by the exons ATGACAGCTCGAGTGTACTGGTCGAGTGCTGTTTTATTGTGTCTGTGTGGATGTTTGAGCACAGCAGATGGAGTAGCAG TGAAGTCTGCTGCCAAACCGCCCGAACCTCTGGTGATGTCTGCTGCCAAGCCTCCAGTGTTGCTTGTTTCCAGACTATTCAAGCCTCCAGTGAAGACTGCTGCCAGGCCTCCAGTGACACCTGCTGCTGAACCAGCCAAGCCTCCAGTGACACCTGCCGCTGAACCAGCCAAGCCTCCGGTGACGCCTGCCGCTGAACCGGCCGAGCATTTGGTGACGCCTGCCGCTGAACCGGCCGAGCCTCCGGTGACGCCTGCCGCCGAACCGGCCGAGCCTCCGGTGACGCCTGCCGCCGAACCGGCCGAGCCTCCGGTGACGCCTGCCGCCGAACCGGCCGAGCCTCCGGTGACGCCTGCCGCCGAACCGGCCGAGCCTCCGGTGACGCCTGCCGCCGAACCGGCCGAGCCTCCGGTGACGCCTGCCGCTGAACCGGCCGAGCCTCCGGTGAAGCCTGTCACCGAACCGGCCAAGCCTCTGGTGAAGCCTGCTGCCAATCCTCTGGTGACGGCTGTTGCCAAGCCTCCAGTGAAGCCTGTCTTTGAACCAGCCAAGCCTCCAGTGATTCCTGCCGCTGAGCTTCCCAAGGCTCCGGTGAATATGGCTGCCCCCAGGCCCCCGGTGAATATGGCTGCCCCCAGGCCCCCGGTGAATATGGCTGCCCCCAGGCCTCCGGTGAATATGGCTGCCCCTATGCCTCCGGTGAATATCGCTGCCCCCAGACCTCCGGTGAATATGGCTGCCCCCAGGCCTCTGGTGAATATGGCTGCCCCCAAGGCTCCGGTGAATATGGCTGCCCCCATGCCTCCGGTGAAGCTTGTTGCCAGACTGTTCAAGCTTCCGGTGAAGCCTGTCGCTGAACCACCCAAGCCTCCAGTGAGGCCTGCTGCCAAGCTTCCGGTGTAA